One Ricinus communis isolate WT05 ecotype wild-type chromosome 1, ASM1957865v1, whole genome shotgun sequence DNA window includes the following coding sequences:
- the LOC8264549 gene encoding piriformospora indica-insensitive protein 2-like isoform X1: protein MKGSRTKTCVHVDLLLCVLLFAAGRLMVCRGQITDSSISPMEKEEQEMLYSAIQGFVGESWNGSDLYPDPCGWTPVQGVSCDLYDGLWYISSINIGPVMDNSLKCARNAKFTHHLFKLKHLKSLSFFNCFFSRTHNPTRIPTSDWDKLSNSLQSLEFRSNPGLIGTIPLSIGHLKQLQSLVLVENGLTGKLPMELGSLINLKRLVLARNQFSDRIPESFGALSELLIFDSSMNLLSGSLPLTIGGLTSLLKLDLGNNKLEGKIPEEIGRLKNLILLDLRGNNFSGGMVQSLQEMVSLKEMVMSNNPKLGDDLMGIEWKKLQNLEILDLSGIGLIGTIPDSITEIKRLRFLGLNDNNLSGSVSSCMEKMLNIGALYLNGNNFSGILEFSGRFYGRMGRRFGAWNNPNLCYKVESESSSTSHFPSGVKPCFQETSISHAVSNSRIGEGNLNQNSLLEASLGHLSFSLCGFWWAFVVVQGLICFLLYNIFF, encoded by the exons ATGAAGGGTTCAAGAACCAAAACTTGTGTTCATGTTGATCTTCTGCTGTGTGTTCTTCTATTTGCTGCTGGGCGGTTGATGGTGTGTAGAGGGCAAATTACAGACTCGTCAATATCGCCAATGGAGAAGGAAGAACAAGAAATGCTTTATTCTGCAATTCAGGGTTTTGTTGGAGAGTCTTGGAATGGTTCAGATCTCTATCCAGACCCTTGTGGATGGACTCCAGTACAG GGAGTTTCTTGTGATCTATACGACGGCTTATGGTATATTAGCAGTATCAACATTGGACCAGTAATGGATAACTCTTTGAAATGTGCTCGTAATGCAAAATTCACACATCATTTATTCAAGCTCAAGCACCTCAAATCTCTTTCATTCTTCAATTGCTTCTTTTCACGTACTCATAATCCTACAAGAATCCCCACATCAGACTGGGATAAACTCTCCAACTCCTTACAATCTTTAGAGTTCAGATCAAATCCTGGCCTTATTGGAACTATTCCATTGTCTATAGGCCACCTCAAACAACTACAATCACTTGTGTTAGTAGAAAATGGACTGACAGGCAAGTTACCGATGGAGTTGGGCAGTTTAATCAATCTGAAGAGGCTTGTGCTTGCTAGAAACCAGTTTAGTGACCGGATTCCGGAAAGTTTCGGAGCGTTGTCTGAGCTTTTAATCTTTGATTCGAGTATGAATTTGCTATCTGGTTCTTTGCCATTGACTATTGGAGGACTGACTTCATTATTAAAGCTCGACTTAGGTAACAACAAGTTAGAAGGGAAGATACCTGAGGAGATTGGAAGACTTAAAAATCTTATACTATTGGACTTGAGGGGTAATAATTTCTCAGGTGGGATGGTCCAGTCACTTCAAGAAATGGTTTCTTTGAAAGAGATGGTGATGTCAAACAATCCCAAGCTTGGTGATGATCTTATGGGAATTGAATGGAAAAAATTGCAGAATTTGGAAATCTTGGACCTTTCTGGTATTGGGTTAATAGGTACAATTCCTGACTCTATAACAGAAATAAAAAGACTAAGGTTTTTGGGACTTAATGACAACAATCTGTCAGGTAGTGTCTCTTCATGTATGGAAAAAATGCTTAATATTGGTGCATTATACCTTAATGGAAATAATTTTTCAGGGATTCTTGAATTCTCAGGAAGATTTTATGGAAGAATGGGGAGAAGATTTGGAGCTTGGAACAATCCAAATCTTTGTTACAAGGTGGAATCCGAATCATCATCAACAAGTCATTTTCCCTCTGGGGTAAAACCTTGTTTTCAAGAAACCAGCATTTCTCATGCAGTCTCAAATTCCAGAATAGGTGAAGGGAATCTGAATCAGAATTCCCTACTTGAAGCATCTTTGGGACATTTAAGTTTTTCACTTTGTGGGTTTTGGTGGGCTTTTGTAGTAGTACAAGgattaatttgttttcttctttataatattttcttctga
- the LOC8264549 gene encoding piriformospora indica-insensitive protein 2-like isoform X2, protein MKGSRTKTCVHVDLLLCVLLFAAGRLMVCRGQITDSSISPMEKEEQEMLYSAIQGFVGESWNGSDLYPDPCGWTPVQGVSCDLYDGLWYISSINIGPVMDNSLKCARNAKFTHHLFKLKHLKSLSFFNCFFSRTHNPTRIPTSDWDKLSNSLQSLEFRSNPGLIGTIPLSIGHLKQLQSLVLVENGLTGKLPMELGSLINLKRLVLARNQFSDRIPESFGALSELLIFDSSMNLLSGSLPLTIGGLTSLLKLDLGNNKLEGKIPEEIGRLKNLILLDLRGNNFSGGMVQSLQEMVSLKEMVMSNNPKLGDDLMGIEWKKLQNLEILDLSGIGLIGILEFSGRFYGRMGRRFGAWNNPNLCYKVESESSSTSHFPSGVKPCFQETSISHAVSNSRIGEGNLNQNSLLEASLGHLSFSLCGFWWAFVVVQGLICFLLYNIFF, encoded by the exons ATGAAGGGTTCAAGAACCAAAACTTGTGTTCATGTTGATCTTCTGCTGTGTGTTCTTCTATTTGCTGCTGGGCGGTTGATGGTGTGTAGAGGGCAAATTACAGACTCGTCAATATCGCCAATGGAGAAGGAAGAACAAGAAATGCTTTATTCTGCAATTCAGGGTTTTGTTGGAGAGTCTTGGAATGGTTCAGATCTCTATCCAGACCCTTGTGGATGGACTCCAGTACAG GGAGTTTCTTGTGATCTATACGACGGCTTATGGTATATTAGCAGTATCAACATTGGACCAGTAATGGATAACTCTTTGAAATGTGCTCGTAATGCAAAATTCACACATCATTTATTCAAGCTCAAGCACCTCAAATCTCTTTCATTCTTCAATTGCTTCTTTTCACGTACTCATAATCCTACAAGAATCCCCACATCAGACTGGGATAAACTCTCCAACTCCTTACAATCTTTAGAGTTCAGATCAAATCCTGGCCTTATTGGAACTATTCCATTGTCTATAGGCCACCTCAAACAACTACAATCACTTGTGTTAGTAGAAAATGGACTGACAGGCAAGTTACCGATGGAGTTGGGCAGTTTAATCAATCTGAAGAGGCTTGTGCTTGCTAGAAACCAGTTTAGTGACCGGATTCCGGAAAGTTTCGGAGCGTTGTCTGAGCTTTTAATCTTTGATTCGAGTATGAATTTGCTATCTGGTTCTTTGCCATTGACTATTGGAGGACTGACTTCATTATTAAAGCTCGACTTAGGTAACAACAAGTTAGAAGGGAAGATACCTGAGGAGATTGGAAGACTTAAAAATCTTATACTATTGGACTTGAGGGGTAATAATTTCTCAGGTGGGATGGTCCAGTCACTTCAAGAAATGGTTTCTTTGAAAGAGATGGTGATGTCAAACAATCCCAAGCTTGGTGATGATCTTATGGGAATTGAATGGAAAAAATTGCAGAATTTGGAAATCTTGGACCTTTCTGGTATTGGGTTAATAG GGATTCTTGAATTCTCAGGAAGATTTTATGGAAGAATGGGGAGAAGATTTGGAGCTTGGAACAATCCAAATCTTTGTTACAAGGTGGAATCCGAATCATCATCAACAAGTCATTTTCCCTCTGGGGTAAAACCTTGTTTTCAAGAAACCAGCATTTCTCATGCAGTCTCAAATTCCAGAATAGGTGAAGGGAATCTGAATCAGAATTCCCTACTTGAAGCATCTTTGGGACATTTAAGTTTTTCACTTTGTGGGTTTTGGTGGGCTTTTGTAGTAGTACAAGgattaatttgttttcttctttataatattttcttctga
- the LOC8264549 gene encoding piriformospora indica-insensitive protein 2-like isoform X3: MKGSRTKTCVHVDLLLCVLLFAAGRLMVCRGQITDSSISPMEKEEQEMLYSAIQGFVGESWNGSDLYPDPCGWTPVQGVSCDLYDGLWYISSINIGPVMDNSLKCARNAKFTHHLFKLKHLKSLSFFNCFFSRTHNPTRIPTSDWDKLSNSLQSLEFRSNPGLIGTIPLSIGHLKQLQSLVLVENGLTGKLPMELGSLINLKRLVLARNQFSDRIPESFGALSELLIFDSSMNLLSGSLPLTIGGLTSLLKLDLGNNKLEGKIPEEIGRLKNLILLDLRGNNFSGGMVQSLQEMVSLKEMVMSNNPKLGDDLMGIEWKKLQNLEILDLSGIGLIGRFYGRMGRRFGAWNNPNLCYKVESESSSTSHFPSGVKPCFQETSISHAVSNSRIGEGNLNQNSLLEASLGHLSFSLCGFWWAFVVVQGLICFLLYNIFF; encoded by the exons ATGAAGGGTTCAAGAACCAAAACTTGTGTTCATGTTGATCTTCTGCTGTGTGTTCTTCTATTTGCTGCTGGGCGGTTGATGGTGTGTAGAGGGCAAATTACAGACTCGTCAATATCGCCAATGGAGAAGGAAGAACAAGAAATGCTTTATTCTGCAATTCAGGGTTTTGTTGGAGAGTCTTGGAATGGTTCAGATCTCTATCCAGACCCTTGTGGATGGACTCCAGTACAG GGAGTTTCTTGTGATCTATACGACGGCTTATGGTATATTAGCAGTATCAACATTGGACCAGTAATGGATAACTCTTTGAAATGTGCTCGTAATGCAAAATTCACACATCATTTATTCAAGCTCAAGCACCTCAAATCTCTTTCATTCTTCAATTGCTTCTTTTCACGTACTCATAATCCTACAAGAATCCCCACATCAGACTGGGATAAACTCTCCAACTCCTTACAATCTTTAGAGTTCAGATCAAATCCTGGCCTTATTGGAACTATTCCATTGTCTATAGGCCACCTCAAACAACTACAATCACTTGTGTTAGTAGAAAATGGACTGACAGGCAAGTTACCGATGGAGTTGGGCAGTTTAATCAATCTGAAGAGGCTTGTGCTTGCTAGAAACCAGTTTAGTGACCGGATTCCGGAAAGTTTCGGAGCGTTGTCTGAGCTTTTAATCTTTGATTCGAGTATGAATTTGCTATCTGGTTCTTTGCCATTGACTATTGGAGGACTGACTTCATTATTAAAGCTCGACTTAGGTAACAACAAGTTAGAAGGGAAGATACCTGAGGAGATTGGAAGACTTAAAAATCTTATACTATTGGACTTGAGGGGTAATAATTTCTCAGGTGGGATGGTCCAGTCACTTCAAGAAATGGTTTCTTTGAAAGAGATGGTGATGTCAAACAATCCCAAGCTTGGTGATGATCTTATGGGAATTGAATGGAAAAAATTGCAGAATTTGGAAATCTTGGACCTTTCTGGTATTGGGTTAATAG GAAGATTTTATGGAAGAATGGGGAGAAGATTTGGAGCTTGGAACAATCCAAATCTTTGTTACAAGGTGGAATCCGAATCATCATCAACAAGTCATTTTCCCTCTGGGGTAAAACCTTGTTTTCAAGAAACCAGCATTTCTCATGCAGTCTCAAATTCCAGAATAGGTGAAGGGAATCTGAATCAGAATTCCCTACTTGAAGCATCTTTGGGACATTTAAGTTTTTCACTTTGTGGGTTTTGGTGGGCTTTTGTAGTAGTACAAGgattaatttgttttcttctttataatattttcttctga